One genomic segment of Flavobacteriaceae bacterium includes these proteins:
- a CDS encoding TonB-dependent receptor plug domain-containing protein, which yields MRLVVCIILFFLFCLSAYGQKVRVADNETGKPVYNVIVFNKSETFSATTNKKGEVDISALKKNEIVIFSHVSYAIFKSTKSNIVKQKNIVYLAKESEQLNEIVLSVFKSKNKATRIAEQTAVLTKGEIRRVSPQTSADLLAAVPGVRVQKSQLGGGSPVLRGMESNRVLLVVDGVRMNNAIYRKGHLQNSITVSPNQLDRTEIVFGPSSVIYGSDALGGVIHYYTKTPGISEDEVVNSSFFSRYSSVNNEITTNVSAELSFKKWGSFTSISYSDFGDLKMGKNHSHGFPNWGKVFEYSQNTNSFYSAAPTVNANPDLQRNTGYRQTDVLQKFYIPLRKDVDVKVNLQYGTSSNIPRFDRLTEIASGTLKFAEWYYGAQERLLLSSQLHVIPHKKWIKEGTVTVAYQHIKEPRIQRRFNSLDRSYRKEQVAIFSINGDFLVPLTKDNNRNLTYGFELAYNDVNSDAFGRTLQVSGNEILGFSNTFNVQSRYPDGGSNYTSIATYLGYRQDVSKNTTLNTGIRFTHTHLEAKWMDQSFIMLPQTNISIDNSAVTATLGYVYKPSKNWQFNSVLSSGFRSPNIDDIGRVREKNGNVTVPNIYLKPEFAYNAEIGIQKYFNDKKFRIGGNVYYTLLDNYIIRDRYILNGNTTIIYDGEVGNIVANQNRKTAFVTGFTTSFQGKISSAFNASGSVTYTKGRTYDTDEPLSSIPPLFGRFDVNFKHHHLEFGTNLRFNAKKDISDFNISEGIDNHDLTPVTNETATNDLDKYYGSPAWISVGLNSRYIVNANWTFQGLISNLFDQHYREFASGISAPGRNFSFSVIATF from the coding sequence ATGAGATTAGTAGTTTGCATTATACTATTTTTTCTATTTTGTCTATCCGCATACGGCCAAAAAGTGAGAGTGGCAGATAACGAAACAGGAAAGCCGGTTTATAATGTTATTGTTTTTAACAAATCCGAAACTTTTAGTGCCACTACAAATAAAAAAGGAGAAGTAGATATTTCTGCTCTAAAAAAAAATGAAATAGTTATATTTTCCCATGTCTCTTATGCCATTTTTAAGAGCACAAAATCCAATATCGTTAAGCAAAAAAATATTGTTTATTTAGCGAAAGAATCAGAACAATTAAATGAAATTGTTTTATCTGTTTTTAAAAGCAAAAATAAAGCTACCCGAATTGCAGAACAGACGGCGGTATTAACAAAAGGAGAAATCCGGAGAGTATCGCCTCAAACATCGGCAGACCTGTTAGCTGCGGTTCCTGGGGTTAGGGTTCAAAAATCGCAATTAGGAGGAGGAAGCCCTGTTTTAAGAGGGATGGAATCTAATCGGGTTCTATTGGTTGTAGACGGAGTTAGAATGAATAATGCTATTTACAGAAAAGGACACCTGCAAAACTCCATAACCGTTTCACCCAACCAATTAGACAGAACAGAGATTGTATTTGGGCCATCGTCTGTTATATACGGTTCCGATGCTTTGGGTGGAGTTATTCATTATTATACAAAAACTCCCGGAATCTCTGAAGATGAAGTTGTAAACAGCAGTTTTTTTTCCAGGTATTCGTCTGTAAATAATGAAATAACCACAAATGTTTCTGCAGAACTTAGCTTCAAAAAATGGGGTTCTTTTACAAGTATCAGTTATAGTGATTTCGGAGATTTAAAAATGGGTAAAAACCATTCACATGGTTTCCCAAACTGGGGTAAGGTATTTGAATATTCACAAAATACAAATAGTTTTTACAGTGCTGCGCCAACTGTAAATGCAAACCCCGACCTTCAAAGAAATACGGGGTATCGTCAAACAGATGTTCTTCAAAAATTTTACATTCCGCTACGCAAAGATGTAGATGTAAAAGTGAATCTTCAATACGGGACTTCATCAAATATTCCAAGATTTGATCGGTTAACAGAAATCGCCTCGGGAACTTTAAAGTTTGCAGAATGGTATTATGGCGCTCAGGAAAGATTACTATTGTCTTCACAATTACATGTTATTCCTCATAAAAAGTGGATAAAAGAAGGAACAGTTACAGTAGCTTACCAGCATATAAAAGAGCCTAGAATTCAACGGAGATTTAATAGCTTAGACAGAAGCTACAGAAAAGAGCAAGTAGCTATATTCAGTATAAACGGAGATTTTTTAGTGCCTTTGACAAAAGACAATAATCGGAATTTAACATATGGTTTCGAGTTGGCATATAACGATGTAAATTCTGATGCTTTTGGCAGGACCTTGCAGGTTTCCGGAAATGAAATTTTAGGTTTTTCAAATACTTTTAATGTACAATCGCGCTATCCGGACGGGGGAAGTAACTATACAAGTATAGCAACCTACTTAGGATACAGGCAAGATGTTAGCAAAAATACTACTTTAAATACCGGAATTAGATTTACGCATACGCACTTGGAAGCCAAATGGATGGATCAATCATTTATTATGCTGCCTCAAACAAACATTAGCATAGATAATTCGGCGGTTACGGCAACATTGGGATATGTATACAAACCAAGTAAAAACTGGCAATTTAACAGTGTACTGTCTTCCGGATTTCGATCTCCTAATATAGACGATATTGGCCGGGTAAGAGAAAAGAACGGAAATGTTACTGTGCCCAATATCTATCTTAAGCCTGAGTTTGCTTATAATGCCGAAATTGGAATTCAAAAATATTTTAATGATAAGAAGTTTAGAATTGGCGGGAATGTGTATTATACGTTATTGGACAATTACATCATCAGAGATCGGTATATTTTGAATGGAAATACTACTATTATATATGATGGAGAAGTAGGAAATATAGTGGCAAATCAGAATCGAAAAACAGCTTTTGTCACGGGTTTTACAACAAGTTTTCAAGGGAAAATTTCCTCGGCTTTTAATGCATCAGGATCCGTCACATATACAAAAGGAAGAACGTATGATACTGATGAACCATTATCATCGATCCCTCCGTTATTTGGCCGGTTTGATGTAAATTTTAAACACCACCATTTGGAGTTTGGCACCAACCTGCGTTTTAATGCTAAAAAAGATATATCGGACTTCAACATTTCGGAAGGGATTGATAATCATGATCTAACCCCCGTCACAAATGAAACAGCCACTAATGATTTAGATAAATATTACGGGTCTCCCGCTTGGATTTCTGTTGGATTAAACAGCAGATATATTGTAAATGCTAATTGGACTTTTCAAGGATTGATAAGTAATCTTTTCGACCAACATTACAGAGAATTTGCTTCGGGAATTTCCGCTCCCGGAAGAAATTTTTCATTTTCTGTTATCGCTACTTTTTAA